In Struthio camelus isolate bStrCam1 chromosome 13, bStrCam1.hap1, whole genome shotgun sequence, the following are encoded in one genomic region:
- the CAMLG gene encoding guided entry of tail-anchored proteins factor CAMLG, whose product MEGGGAGAAAAPPPPGGPAGLSASQRRAELRRRKLLMNSEERINRIMGFHRPAGGKDDESHTESKLQHEQEKSNSLPLPSVSKRIVLGDSVCNLGGTTDHASGIVDLKGDKKDLFSKTPELVNEGTSELRHRNRGELSSEAAPRPPRHGLDQYLSRFDEALKLRNQLMNEKPSQENGNAVEEFDSFRIFRLVGCALLAIAVRAFVCKYLSIFAPFLTLQLAYMGLSKYFPKCEKKVKTTVLTAALLLSGIPAEVISRSMDTYSKMGDVFTDLCVYFFTFIFCHELSVFFGSEVP is encoded by the exons atggagggcggcggggcgggagcggcggccgcgccgccgccgccgggggggcccgCGGGCCTGTCGGCCTCGCAGCGGCGCGCCGAGCTGCGGCGGAGGAAGCTGCTGATGAACTCGGAGGAGCGGATCAACCGGATCATGGGCTTCCACCGGCCCGCCGGGGGCAAGG ACGATGAAAGTCACACAGAATCGAAACTTCAGCatgaacaagaaaaatcaaactcccttcctcttccttcagttTCCAAGCGAATTGTGCTTGGTGATTCTGTCTGTAATTTAGGAGGAACAACTGACCACGCAAGCGGCATTGTAGACCTCAAAGGGGATAAGAAGGACTTGTTCAGTAAAACTCCAGAGCTTGTCAATGAGGGCACAAGTGAGCTCCGTCACCGTAACAGAGGGGAACTATCATCTGAAGCTGCTCCACGGCCACCTAGACATGGATTAGACCAATACTTATCCAGATTCGATGAAGCTCTGAAGCTGAGGAATCAGCTAATGAATGAGAAGCCAAGCCAAGAGAATGGGAATGCTGTGGAGGAGTTTGACTCTTTTCGCATTTTTAGATTAGTGGGATGCGCTCTGCTTGCCATTGCAGTCAGGGCTTTTGTGTGCAAATACTTG TCAATTTTTGCACCGTTTCTTACTCTACAACTTGCCTACATGGGACTGTCCAAGTACTTTCCAAAG tgtgAAAAGAAGGTGAAAACGACAGTACTAACTGCAGCTCTTTTACTATCTGGAATCCCAGCGGAAGTGATTAGTCGCTCCATGGACACCTACAGCAAAATGGGAGACGTTTTCACAGACCTTTGTGtctatttctttacttttatcTTCTGCCAtgaactttctgtgttttttggTTCTGAAGTACCCTGA
- the DDX46 gene encoding probable ATP-dependent RNA helicase DDX46, with translation MGRESRHYRKRSASRGRSGSRSRSRSPSDKRGKRGEDRRSRSRDRERRRERSRSRDKRRSRSRDRKRQRRSRSRERERSRERRRSRSRERRRSRSRSRGRRSRSPSPSKNKKTENRSRSKEKTEGVEVSKEKKKEKDDKEEEKDKDATTCTVTTENFDQNKLEEEMRKRKERVEKWREEQRKKAMENIGELKKEIEEMKQGKKWSLEDDDDDEEETAEGEKEGSEVEDEELDPLDAYMEEVKEEVKKFNMRSVKGGGGSEKKSGPTVTKVVTVVTTKKAAAESEKKKGELMENDQDAMEYSSEEEEVDLQTALTGYQTKQRKLLEPVDHGKIEYEPFRKNFYVEVPELAKMTQEEVNVYRLELEGITVKGKGCPKPIKTWVQCGISMKILTALKKHGYEKPTPIQTQAIPAIMNGRDLIGIAKTGSGKTIAFLLPMFRHIMDQRQLEEGEGPIAVIMTPTRELALQITKECKKFSKTLGLRVVCVYGGTGISEQIAELKRGAEIIVCTPGRMIDMLAANNGRVTNLRRVTYVVLDEADRMFDMGFEPQVMRIVDNVRPDRQTVMFSATFPRAMEALARRILSKPIEVQVGGRSVVCSDVEQHVIVIEEENKFLKLLELLGHYQEKGSVIIFVDKQEHADGLLKDLMRASYPCLSLHGGIDQYDRDSIINDFKNGICKLLVATSVAARGLDVKQLMLVVNYSCPNHYEDYVHRAGRTGRAGNKGYAYTFITEDQARYAGDIIKALELSGNPIPTDLEKLWADFKDQQKAEGKIIKKSSGFSGKGFKFDETEQALANERKKLQKAALGLQDSDDEDTAVDIDEQIESMFNSKKRVKDMAAPGTSNVPTPSAGNAEKLEIAKRLALRINAQKNLGAEAQVLVPFHFKDVMQQATNAILRGGTIQAPTVSAKTIAEQLAEKINAKLNYVPIEKQEEEKQDGGQNESFKRYEEELEINDFPQTARWKVTSKEALQRISEYSEAAITIRGTYFPPGKEPKEGERKIYLAIESANELAVQKAKAEITRLIKEELIRLQNSYQPTNKGRYKVL, from the exons atgggccGGGAGTCCAG GCATTATCGGAAGCGCTCTGCATCACGTGGACGCTCTGGTAGCCGTTCTAGAAGTCGTTCTCCGTCTGACAAAAGAGGAAAACGTGGAGAAGACAGACGCTCTAGAAGCAGAGATCGAGAACGTAGGCGTGAGAGGTCACGCAGCAGGGACAAGAGGAGGTCTCGATCGCGTGACAGGAAGCGTCAAAG ACGTTCAAGAAGTAGAGAAAGGGAACggagcagggagagaagaagaTCCCGGAGCCGAGAGAGAAGACGCTCTAGGAGCAGAAGTAGAGGTAGACGGTCTCGATCCCCTAGTCCAAGCaagaacaagaaaacagaaaacag ATCAAGATctaaagagaagactgaaggtgTGGaagtttctaaagaaaagaaaaaagagaaagatgataaagaagaagaaaaggataaaGATGCTACCACGTGTACCGTGACCACTGAG AACTTTGATCAGAACAAACtagaagaagaaatgagaaaacgaaaagaaagagtggaaaagTGGAGGGAAGAACAACGCAAGAAAGCTATGGAAAACATAGgagaactgaaaaaggaaattgaagagatgaaacaggggaaaaaatggagtTTAGAAGATGATGatg ATGATGAAGAGGAAActgcagaaggagagaaagaaggcagTGAAGTTGAAGATGAAGAATTGGATCCTTTGGATGCTTATATGGAAGAAGTTAAGGAAGAGGTCAAGAAGTTCAATATGAGAAGTGTGAAAGGTGGAGGTGGAAGTGAAAAG AAATCTGGACCAACTGTTACCAAAGTAGTAACTGTGGTGACAACCAAAAAGGCAGCTGCAGaatcagaaaagaagaaaggagagctCATGGAGAATGACCAAGATGCAATGGAG TATTCctcagaagaggaggaagttgATCTTCAGACTGCCCTGACTGGCTATCAAACCAAGCAGAGAAAGCTGCTAGAACCAGTGGATCATGGAAAGATAGAATACGAGCCCTTCAGGAAAAACTTCTATGTTGAAGTACCAGAGCTAGCTAAAATGACTCAAGAAG AGGTGAATGTGTACAGACTGGAATTGGAGGGAATTACAGTCAAGGGAAAGGGCTGCCCCAAACCAATAAAAACTTGGGTGCAATGCGGTATTTCCATGAAGATTCTCACTGCGCTCAAAAA aCATGGCTATGAAAAGCCCACTCCCATTCAAACGCAGGCTATCCCCGCAATTATGAATGGACGTGATTTGATTGGTATTGCTAAAACAGGAAGTGGAAAAACTATTGCGTTTCTTTTGCCCATGTTTAGACACATTATGGATCAGAGGCAATTAGAAGAAGGAGAAGGTCCTATAG ctgtcaTTATGACACCTACTCGAGAGTTGGCTTTGCAGATTACCAAGGAGTGTAAGAAATTCTCAAAGACACTTGGGCTTCGAGTTGTCTGTGTGTATGGAGGAACAGGAATCAGTGAACAG ATAGCTGAACTCAAAAGAGGTGCTGAAATTATTGTTTGCACACCTGGACGTATGATTGACATGTTAGCAGCTAACAATG GTCGGGTGACAAATCTCCGTAGAGTCACTTATGTTGTACTTGATGAAGCAGACAGAATGTTTGACATGGGTTTTGAGCCTCAG GTCATGCGCATTGTAGACAACGTCAGGCCTGATCGTCAGACTGTCATGTTCTCTGCTACTTTTCCCAGAGCTATGGAGGCATTAGCTCGGAGGATCCTAAGTAAACCTATAGAAGTGCAGGTTGGAGGCAGAAGCGTTGTCTGTTCTGATGTGGAGCAACATGTT ATTGTCATAGAAGAGGAGAACAAGTTTTTGAAGTTACTTGAGCTGCTGGGACACTATCAGGAGAAAGGATCCGTTATCATATTTGTCGATAAACAAGAACATGCTGATGGTCTGTTGAAAGATTTAATGAGAGCTTCTTATCCCTGCTTGTCTCTTCATGGAG GTATTGATCAGTATGACAGGGACAGCATAATTAATGATTTCAAAAACGGAATTTGCAAACTTCTGGTGGCCACATCTGTAGCAGCAAGGGGCTTGGATGTAAAACAGTTAATGCTGGTGGTCAATTACAGTTGTCCCAACCATTACGAGGATTATGTGCACAGAGCAGGCCGAACTGGACGAGCTGGCAATAAA GGATATGCATATACATTCATTACTGAGGATCAAGCACGGTATGCTGGTGATATCATTAAGGCTTTGGAGTTGTCCGGGAACCCAATTCCTACTGATTTGGAGAAGCTCTGGGCTGACTTCAAAGACCAGCAGAAGGCT GAAggaaagattattaaaaaaagcagtggATTCTCTGGCAAAGGTTTTAAATTTGATGAAACAGAACAGGCTTTGgctaatgaaagaaagaaactacAAAAAGCAGCTCTTGGCTTGCAAGATTCAGATGATGAAGATACAGCTGTTGAT ATTGATGAACAAATTGAAAGTATGTTCAATTCAAAGAAAAGAGTAAAAGACATGGCAGCACCAGGCACATCGAATGTTCCTACACCGTCAGCCGGTAATGCAGAAAAATTGGAAATTGCTAAAAGATTGGCTTTGAGAATCAATGCTCAGAAGAATCTTGGAGCAGAGGCACAAGTATTGGTCCCTTTCCACTTCAAG GATGTGATGCAGCAGGCTACAAATGCGATCTTGAGAGGAGGCACAATTCAAGCTCCTACTGTATCTGCCAAGACCATTGCAGAGCAACTGGCTGAAAAAATCAATGCTAAGCTCAATTATGTACCCAtagaaaagcaggaggaagagaaacaggATGGAGGACAAAATGAATCTTTTAAGAGATATGAAGAAGAATTAGAGATCAATGACTTCCCACAG ACTGCCAGATGGAAAGTTACGTCCAAAGAAGCTCTGCAGAGAATCAGTGAATATTCTGAAGCTGCTATTACAATCAGAGGAACTTATTTCCCTCCTGGCAAAGAACCCAAGGAAGGAGAACGAAAGATTTATTTGGCTATAGAGA GTGCCAATGAACTGGCTGTAcagaaagcaaaggcagaaatCACGCGACTTATAAAAGAGGAGCTTATCAGACTG CAAAATTCATACCAACCAACCAACAAAGGAAGATACAAAGTTCTATAA